The segment TCGGCAAGGTCGGCCGTGCTTCCCAGTAACCGGACGATCGGTTGGCCGCTGTTCAGGTTTTCGATTTCAATTTCAGTGAAATGAACCCCCTTGATAAACCCCGTACCCAGGGTTTTCATTACCGCTTCTTTAGCTGCCCAACGACCGGCATAGCTTTCCACGGCCATCTTCTTTTGCTTGCAATAGGACTGTTCGCCGGAAGTAAAAACGCGTTCGAGAAAATGATCGCCATGCCGCGTGATCATCTTTTCGATGCGGTTGATTTCAACGATATCTGTTCCCAGTCCGACAATCATCGATCTTTACTTCTTCTCTGTTTGCGGTTCGGGCTACCGAACTTAAGAGGGTTTATGAATAGCCAGTCCACAGGCATCCCGGGCACGGGAAAGGACTTCCTGCGCTTTCACACGAGCTTTAGCCGCTCCTGCTTGCAGGATATCTTCCACTTCGCCCGGCTTCTGTTCGAGTTCAGCTCGTTTTTCGAACGCAGGTCCGAAATAATCCATCGCTCGGTCGTACAGATACTGTTTGGCATCTCCATAACCCATTCCACCGGCACGATAGCGTGCGGCAAGTTCTTCCAGTTGCTCGGAAGTGGAAAACAGCTTGGCGAGTGTGTAGACGGCGCAGGATTCGGGGTCTTTTGGTTCTTCAACCGTTTTGGAGTCCGTTTTAATGGACATGATTTTCTTGCGGAACTTTTTTGGAGTCGGATGGAAGACTTCGATGATGTTGCCGTAACTTTTCGACATCTTGTCCCCATCGGTACCGGGAACCTTGGCCGTTGTTTCCAGTACGCGTGCTTCCGGCAGGACAAAGACCTCACGGCCATAGATCGTGTTGAATCGTTGCGCCAGATCGCGCGTGACTTCAATGTGCTGAACCTGATCGAGTCCGACGGGAACGACTTCCGAATCGTAGATCAGAATGTCGGCAGCCATCAGAACGGGATAGGTGAACAGTCCTGCGTCAGCAGCGAGGCCTTTCGCCTTCTTGTCTTTGTAGGCGTGGCATTTTTCCAGAAGGTGCATCTGAGTTAATGTCATTAACAACCAGGTTAACTCAGTCACTTCAGGAATATCGGATTGCCGAAACAGCGTTGCCTGTTCTGGGTTCAAGCCAAGCGAGAGCAAATCGATCGCAGCATCCTGCGTGAAACCTTTAAGCAGGTCACGGTCGCGGACAGTAGTCAGGGCGTGAAAATCGGCGATGAAATAAAACGCCTGCTCGTTGTCCTGCAAGGCAATGTATTGCTGAATAGCGCCGAAATAATTTCCCCAGTGAAAACGGCCCGTGGGTTGGATGCCGGACAAAACTTTCATGACTGCTGGCTTTGCGTTTTATGATTTCAATAGGAATGGAGCGAAGTCGAATTCATCGACCTTCGGGATATTGCAGGCTACCGATAATCTCTTTGACGGACGAACAGTTTTCGCTGGCGAGTGTCTCTTCCAGCTGCTCGACCAATGCGGCCGAAAGCCCAGGATTGTAGAAACTGGCAGTACCAATTTGCACTGCACTCGCACCGGCGACCAGAAATTCCATCACGTCATCGATATTACTGATGCCCCCAATTCCGATAATGGGTACATCCACTGCTCGCGCGACCTGACAGACCGCTCGCAATGCTAACGGCTTAATCGCAGGTCCACTCAGGCCACCGAATACCGCTCCTAAAATTGGTTTTCGACTACGCCAGTTAATGGCTGTGCCCTGAAAGGTATTTACGAGAGAGACTGCGTCCGTCCCTGCCTCCGCAACCGCTTGTGCGATCGACGCGATGCTGGTGACGTTGGGAGTCAGTTTGGCGATGATGGGAAGGTCGCAGGCATTCCGCACCTTCTTTACGACATCGTGAGCCATTTCCGGGTTCGTGCCAAAATCGACACCACCGCTAACATTGGGACAAGATATGTTCAGCTCGACTCCGGCTAACTGGGGGTAGGCATTCAATCGCTCTGCCATTTGTGCCAGCTCATCCATATTGCGAGCGGCGATGTTAGCGATGATGGCCGTGTCTAATCCGCACAGGTAGTCGAGATGCTTATCGATGAACGTTTCGAGGCCATCGTTATCGAGACCAATCGAGTTCAAAAGGCCTGCGGTTGTTTCAACCGTTCGTGGCGGTGGATTGCCGGCACGGGGCTGCATGGTGACAGTCTTGGGAATAATTCCACCCAGCCGGGAGAAATCGATAAATGAGGTCATCTCGCGAGCGTATCCAAAGGTGCCAGAGGCGACCAGAATGGGGTTCTTAAGCGAGAGGCGATTGAGTTGAACGCCCAGATCAATGGAGGTTTGAGTCATCGGCTTAAATGGGTACCGCAGCAACTGGAGGGTCGAAAGAAAAGCACCCTCATTGGGCGAGGGATTTCTGAGCGTATCCTAACCCGCGAATCTTCCGGACGCAATGAGGGGCGTCCGGCCGGGATGGATGGAAAGACGCCTTTTCTGGTGTATAAAAAAGCCGAAGCTGATCAGCTTGGCCCTGATTATTCAGAGGCGAGCTGATCAGCTTCGACTAGAGGAAAAAATGCTTTGTAACACTCGGGCTGGTTAGCCTTCCGGAATCGACCACTAACGAGACGATTGACCTGGGTGATTCACAGTTTCCTCCTCCTGTGAGTTACCCGAAAAGGTATGCCGAGTAAGTTGTATTAGATTTAGATGACACCACCGTGAGTACGGTAAGGGGTGGCAGTGTCAGGGAATTCAAGGAACCAGATACGTTCCCAGATTCCGTGTATGTGTCGCAGGTTTTCCGACACAAAGATTAACTGACGGGCTCGCTCATCACGTTGAGCAGAATACAGCGGCACGAAGCAGCCAATTTGTAACCCGAGTGCAGACAATAACAGCATTCCAAGAATAAACTTCCGCATTTTTTCCTCCATGAAAGTTCACAACTACGATTTGCCATCGTGGCTTTAGAAGTTGAGCAAAATGGTTTGTCATGGTGAGTTACGTTAAGTAACTCGCTCGAACTGGAAGTGATCAAAAACAGTCGAGATTGTCAAATGCGGGTCCGAGGGGGAAACGTCGCTTGCTAAACTTTTCAGCATCGTCGTTTATCGGAACAGGAACTAGCCCATGTCGGGAGAACCGGAAGGATACTGGGAACCTCCAGAAGCGAAGCCATTTCCGAAGTTGCCAGGGTTATTGGCAGGTGGTTGTGGCGAAGTGCTTTCAGGAGCAGTAGTTGAGTCCTGCTGTGGCTGTTGAGCCTGAGCCGCCTTTTCGCGGGCCAGTTCCTCATCCAACTGCCGGACTCGTTCTTCCATTTCCTTACCCGGTTTAAAAGTCACCACATATTTTTCGGGGACTTCCACCGAGGCATTCGTTCTTGGGTTTCTAGCACGTCGGGCGGCACGTTTTTTGACCTCGAAAACGCCGAAGTTCCGTAGCTCAATGCGTTTGTCTGAAACCAGTGTTTCCACAATCGCATCGAACGTCTTCTGGACAATTTCCTTGGTCTTCAATTGTGTCAGACCGAGTTCTTCCGAGATGGATTTTACTATTTCTTTTTTGGTCACACTCTGGTCTCCAGAGAAACGCCTGTAAAGTGGCAGAGTTTACATCGAATCAAGTCGATGCGTTGACTCAAGTGTATGACCAATTTGAACTTAGTGTCAAGAGGATTCTTAACAGTCCGCCCGAAAGATGCTGCCAGTTACCCACCATTGGGGTCGTTGACAATCCTGTTTGTTTCTGGTTTTTCTCCTGTTCGTACCTGTTGTTTTGATAAGGGAGTCATAGGGACAAGGTCAGTTTGCAGTAACAGACAGCAGGAAGTCATAACCTAAATAACTGTAATGACTTAACTCACGTTTCTGCGTCTTGAAAAGTCCCTGTTCGAGAGCGATTGATGCTCCATTATCTCTCTTCGACAGTTCTGTACAGCAGTCTGTAGTCAAAACCGGAAAAATCGTTAAAAACGTCAGACTTTGCCATTTGTTCTTTTTTCTGCGATTTGAACAGCAATTTGTCGAACAGGTCGGTTCGACCTAAATCCAGTGAGTCAAACTGGTTGTTTTATTTCAATGGTAGCTGATAGCAGATGATCTGTGTGTCACTTCGGACAATGATATTGTCCTCCGCATACGCAGGGTGTGCCCAGGTCTTCCCAATCAAGGGAACGCGGGATTCTTCATGAATGCCCTCCGGAGTTAACTGGGCCGTGAGGAATTCTCCTTCGGCATTCAGGATCATGGCTCGGTTGGAATCGTTCAGCCACACCAACGTCGCCTGGGGGTTGCGACCACGCGGCGTCGTCTCGTTTTTGTCATCCCAGAGCTTCTCCCCCGTTTTGAGTTCGAAACAGGTAATGCCGTATTGTTTATCGAGCAAGTAGACATAGTCTCCCTTATAAAGTGGCTGTGACATCAAGCCGCGAAGGTTCCATCGGTCTTCCCAAAGCAGTTCGGCGTCCGTCGCTGATTCACCCAACTCGATTGCCTTGGAGCCATCCCAGTAACCGCAGACAAGGACGATATTCTGATGCACAATCGGAGTCGCGATAGAAACCTTGTAGGTGATTTCGTAAGGATACTCCCACAGCGGTTCCCCAGTTGCAGCGTTTAAACCACGAATGTGAGACGGCGTCCAGAAAACCAGCAGATCGATTCCGGCGTGCGGGTGAATGACGGGAGTGCAATATCCCGCTTCATCTGAGAGAGAACTCCAGACGACTTTTCCAGAATGTCGGTTAAGTGCCACAATGGCACCGGACTGGGCGGCAATCGTCTCCGCCTCTGCTTGATCAGCTCCTGGTTGAATGATCAACAGATCGCCTTTGATAACTGGCGAAGCAGCATAACCCCATGTGGGTAGTCGACCCGCGAGGTCTTCCTGAAGATGAATGGACCAGACTTCCTCTCCGTTCTCCGTTCGCAGACATTTCAGATCGCCCAGAGCACCACAGAGATAAAGGTAACCATCCACAATTGTCGGTGCGGCACGCGGGCCGTTACCGTAATCCAGCTTGTCGTAGGCGACAGGGTATTGATGAACCCACTGTCTTTTGCCAGTTTTCAGGTCGAAGCATTGAAGTCGCTCGACTTCCTCTCCGCTGAACTCACTCCCCTGCTCTCCCTCTTTGAGGTGGTCATGCAAATAGACTTGTTGGTCAGCGACCGTCACCCCTGCGTAGCCACCGCCGCATTCATGTTCCCATTGCTTTGGCATGTCGGATTCACTGAATTCCGTTTTCAGCTCCGGACCTTGCCAAGTCCCGTTTGCCCTGAGGCCACGCCAATGGGGCCACTCTTCTGCCCAAACCACAGTGGAGAAGCATAGGATGATCGCGAGGCTGAGAAACTGGGAGATAAGTGAACGCGACATGATACTGAAACCATTTCAAAGGAGTTGCAAATTCTTAGGCGAAGTAGACAGAGCTCTAGTAGTGACAATTATTTAGTGAAATCAATTTCATAGTGTAATCGGTTGAGGCAGGGTTTGGGGAGTATCTATCCAAGTTCGCTGCCACAGTTCCAGCATGAGCAGTGACCAGATACGTGCAGCATGATCGTGTGTATTAGCTTGATGTTCACGCAGCATTCGTTCGACTCCCTCTTTCCCAAACATACCCCGGTTCTCCATTCGATCACTTAATAGAATGTCTTCTGCGAGCGTTCGCAACTCATTGCGGAACCAATGGTCCAAGGGTACGCCGAATCCCATTTTGGGTCGTTCGCAGATCTCATTAGGGATAAGATCGCAAAAGGTTTCTTTCAGGAACTTCTTTCCCGACTTACGATTAAGTTTCCATTCTCGCGGCAGTTGGGCGGCAAGTTCCACGACCCGGTGATCAAGAAAAGGGCTGCGGCACTCGAGTCCGTGTGCCATGCTGGCGAGATCGACTTTGGTAAGAATATCGCCAGGCAGATAAGTTTGCAGATCGCTCGCCATGATTTGTGAAACAAGATCCCGGTCGGAAGCGTCTTGCATATTGTCGGTCAAAAAATCACTGGGATCCTCCGAGGGAAGTTGATGCTGGAATTCGGTTGAATATAAGCCGGCTAATTGCTCGTCTCGAAAAATCGATATCCAGCGAAAATACTGATCTACCGGAGACGAGTTCATCTCCGACAGGAAGCGTTTCAATCGGCGGGCGGTTGACCGATATTGAATGGAACCGGGCATCCGTTGCCATAGTTTTGCAGACAATATTTTCTTAAGAGGAGAAGGGAATCGGTCCGCCCATGTTGCCAGGAGCATGGCGCGATAGCGGTCGTATCCTCCAAAAACTTCATCCCCACCATCGCCTGTTAAGGCAACGGTTACGGAACCTCGAGTCTCTTCAGACAAGTACCAGGTTGGGATGGCGGAGCTGTCGCCAAATGGTTGGTCATAATGCCAGGCTAATTGAGGAAGTAAAGCTTCAATTTGAGGAGTGACGGTTCGTTGATGATGTTCTGTTCCCAAGGATTTCGCGGCCAATTGCGCAAAGGAGGATTCATCGAACTCCGGTGTTCCAAATCCGATCGAAAAGGTTTTTATCGGCTGATCAAGTTCCTGAGCCATCAGTCCGGTGATCAAAGTCGAGTCCAGACCGCCCGACAGAAAAGAACCCAGCGGCACGTCGCTCCGCAGTCGAATCTTCACGGCGTCCGTCAATCGTTCACGAAGCTCTTCCTGAGTTTGTCGTTTAAATTCTGGAGTTGCAGTAACTTGTTGCCGGTAGGGGGCCGACCAGTACCGTTGGACCTGAACCTCTGAGTCATCAATTAAAGCGTAATGCGCTGGAGGAAGCTGGTGCACGTCTTGATAGATACACGTTGTATGCGGAACGTACTGATAGCGTAGATAAAGGTCGATAGCGTGAGGATTGAGCTCGCGCGGTCCATTATGAAACGGGAGCAGCCCTTTCAGTTCACTGGCAAAGAGCAGACGGTCGGAAAGATTCGCGTAGAAAAGTGGCTTTTGTCCCAACCGGTCGCGTGCCAGGAAAATCGAGCTGCGGGACTGGTCCCAGATGGCTACGGAAAACATACCAATCAGCTGCTGTAGACAGTCGGGCCCATGCTCCTCGTAAAGATGTAGAATGACTTCTGAGTCGCTGGCTGTTCGGAATTGATGACCGCGTGAGAGGAGGTCCTGTCGAAGCGACTGATAGTTGTAGATCTCGCCGTTGCAGACGAGCTGTAGATTTCCGGCTTCATTGGTGATGGGCTGCTGACCTGTTTCGAGATCGATGATCGACAGGCGGCGATGCCCCAGCCAACAGTGGCTGCCGTCTGGGCTGGCAGGTTCACCGAAAAAGAAGCCACTGGAATCGGGGCCACGATGTGCTAATTGCTGTGTCGTCTGTTCGAAGAGAGAGCGGTCAATCGGTGCCCGTCCTGCTTTCCAGACTGCACCGACAAAACCACACATGGGGCGAACTCAAATCGTAGGCAAGAGTGAATAATTGACAACGCAAGGACCTATCGCGTCAGTTCTTCATATAGCCTAACGTGACGATCGATCATTGGGGAGAGGCCGAAGTGCGATTTCATTTTTTCTTGCCCCGCTGCCCCCATAGAGGCGGCCAACTCCGGTGTAGTCAGAATTTCTTGCGTAAATTGAACATAAGCGGGAGAATCGCCCAGTGGCGCGAGGTAGCCGGTGACTCCATCGTCAACCAATTCCGCGTTGGCGGGGATATTGCTGGCGACCACGGGTAAACCGGCAGCCATTGCTTCCATGATACTGTTGGACATTCCTTCGTATTCACTCGCCAGCCAAAAGCAATCCGCATGTTGCAGATACCGACTGGGATCTTTTTGATGGCCCAGAAACCGAATGAGGTGATCGCATCCAAAGTGAGCGGCTAGTTCTTCCAGTTTAATCCTTTCTGCCCCGTCACCGATGATTAAGAGTCCGCAGTTCGTGTTGAGCTGCCTGAGCATTTGGAACGCCCAGACAACGTCCTGCACCCGTTTTTGTTTGGCAAGACGACCGACGTAACAAATCAGTTTTGTGCCCGAAGGATAGTCGAGTTCCTTCAGTAATTGTTCACGGTCTGAGACCGATTCAGATGGATCGGAATCAATGGGGATCTCGATGCCATTGGGAATGACTGTCACTTGTTTGTCTTGATAACCTTGCTCCCGATAGAATCGAGCGACCGCTTCTGAGTTCGCCAGCAGGCGGTCGGTTCGCGAAATCAGTTGGCGATCAATCCAATGGCGATCCGATCCCTTCCAGAGATCGACGCACCGCTCCGAGACTACAACCACAGGGCGATTGGCGGTGGTTTTTTTCGAGACAGCCAGACGTGCATAAAAGTTGGCAGTGAACATCCAACTATGAATGATATCGGGTTGGAACTTACGAATAAGCTGTTTCAGTCGCCAACAAGTGAAGGGATCGAGCTTCCAGTGCTTATGTAAACAGGTGACTTCAATTCCGGCGGCTCGCAGGTTGTCTAAATAAGGACCGTTGCGAGTGAGCGTGGCAACATGGATGTCGAACTGCTCGCGCGGCAACGCCGAGGCCAGCAGAGTGAGTTGCTTTTCCGCACCGGAACGGTCCAATGTGGGAATAGTGTATAAGATGCGAGTCACGAGCGAACTTTGCAGGTCTGGAAGATGTGGAAAGAGGGATTTCTGTTTTTTCAATTTTGTAGGCGATTTGGAATGGTTCGTAAACGGTATGTTACAGAAAATCAATGGAACTGTCCTGTAACTTGGGGGGCCTGAGGAACAGAACTTCCTTGGGAACCAGAAAATTAAGTCTCGAAGTCAGCAATAGAAGTATTCAGATAAGGATTTATGAGGATTCGCATGTTGATGCAATTTGGCGAAAGCCTTGTTGAATTAATTCAGGGGGATATTACGCAGGTGGACACGGATGCCATCGTCAATGCGGCGAATTCTCAACTGGCAGGAGGAGGAGGCGTCGATGGTGCCATTCATCGAGCCGCTGGTCCCAATCTGATGCAGGAGACAAAACGACTCTACCCGGAAGGCTGCCCGACCGGCTCGGCGGTCGCAACCCGTGCTGGCAATATGCAGATGAAATACATCTTTCACGCTGTCGGTCCCATCTGGCGAGGGGGAGGACAGGACGAGGAAGGGCAACTTCGTTCGGCCTGTATCCGCTGTCTTGAGCTGGCGTTGGAACACAATTGTGATTCAATTGCTTTTCCTGCGATCAGCACAGGTGTCTATCGCTTCCCCATCGACCTGGCCGCTCAGATCCTTTTAAGAACGATTCATCAATTTGTTATCGAAAATCAGTCGCCCAGAAGGGTGGTCGTCGTTTTATTTGATGAAGGGAGCTTTGGCGCGTTTTCACAGGTATTGGAATCATTCGCTGATTCATGACATCTCACGCAGGTAAATAGCCATTCAAAAAAATTGCGTCACCTAGCTTAATATCCCTTACTCCCCACGAATTGAATTCAAAATCACAGGATTTGCAAACTCATGAATAGCAGACGTCCCCAAACATCAAAAATAATACTGACCGTGGTTTTCGCCTTTTATTTTCTCTTGGGAGTTTCGCTTGTTACTGCCGACGAACCTGTAAATACAGATGCCGGAGTTGGGGAACAAAATACGGCGAGTCTGATTCCATTGAACAAGGAAAAAACGGTGTTAATCGATCGGGCAGGCAATCGATTATTGGTCAAAGGGAAAATCGTACTGCAGCGGGGATTGCTGGAAATGTTCTGCTGTTTGGATGGAAGTAAAGAGCATGAATCAATCGTCTCAACGTCGGCCAAAGCCTATGTCGTTCACGGTGGACTGCTGGCATTGGGAGCCGAGGCTGGGAGCCCGGTGAAGTATTACCCCGAGTACACTGCTCCCAAAGGGCAGAAAATGGAAGTCAATGTGATCTGGACTGACAAGGAAGGAAAGGAACAGAAAGCGGACGCCCAGTCCTGGATTCGCTATGTCGTCGAACGCTACTACTATGTTGTGGTCGACCCGTTCCCCTCAGACCTGACACTGCCCGAGAACGGCGAAGGAGATCTTCGGTATGACGATTTCAATAAGGAACTGTACTGGTTCGGACACATGACAAAAGATCAGCGTGCCGAGATGAAAAGACTCTCTAAAAATGAAGAGTATCAGAAAGCAATCGATGTCTTTTATGAGCGAAGTCAGCCTCGCGAGATGGACTCTCAATTCATCTTCACCGGTAGTCGCTTTGTGAAAGATGAAGAGACCGACGAGCAGTTTTACCTGGCGGAAGATGGATGTCTTATTTGTGTCGCCAATATGCCAACCGCGATGATTGATGTCAGTATCGAGAGCAGTTCGCAGGGAACAGACAGCTTGCTGTTTGAACCGTTTACGGAAAGAATTCCCCCTATCGGCACTGAGGTGATGGTGGAAATTGTTCCCGTTAAAGAGAAGGATTCTCAAAAGGATGCAGGTGTCCTGAAAGGCATTGAAGAACTTCCAAAAGTGAAATAACTCTCGCTTAGCGCGCCGATAGTCAACTGGCGATTGGAATTCACACTATCTCTATACATGTGGCAGAACAGGTAATTTTAAAAGAATATACTGACCAGGGTGCCCTTCCCTGCTCTTCTACTGATAAGGGGAAGCTCGTCGTATTTGCTGCGTCTCGAACAGGGACGCAGCTTTTTTTTATGAATCGCTGGGTTGAAAGACGACATTTCAGGAACCAGTTCGTTGTCATTTGGGATAGCCGCTTCTCAGCTAAAACCATTTGATAATACAAGGTGCGAAATACGATCAATGGAATGATCGCTGCCTCACTGAAGATATATGGGCCGAGAGAGCAGAAACGGAGTTCGGGTTATCCCGTCATTAGACGTCATCAAGTTGGATGGCTCCTCACGATCCTGTAGTTTTCAACCCGGGAGCGCTGTATGTCGTGTTCAGATTGCCAGAAGAAAAAAGACTCGTTCACTCGCCACAATCTGCTGGCCGGAATATTTGCCGTTTCCGGTATCGCCGTTCTGTATGTGAACTTTGATCCAGTTCCGCGCGGGCATGACCCAGCAGCGGCTCAATTGGAAGAGGTTGACCTGTCCGAATTCACTTCATTCACGAATGTGAGTTCTGGATTTATGAAGAAGGTTCAGGCGGAAGAGTTCGATGAGCCTCAGAATTCGTTAGGCAAGCAGCCTATTCAAACGGCCATGATTGCAGAGCCAGTGGCTTCCAGCTCTAACGACGTACTTCACTCCTCCGCTGAAGCTGGTTCCGCGCTCTCCCAGTTGAAAACTTGTCAGGGAGAAGATGCCGTCAAACTGATTCAGTCGATCCTGGAAGAAGGGCTTGAAAATCTGAAACAGATTCCAGACTACACGACGACCTTTATCAAACAGGAACGAATTGCAGGATCCATGACGGAACCGAATTTGATCAATCTCAAAATTCGTCATGAACCGTTCAGTGTCTATATGAAATGGCTAAATGGTGATAAAGGTCGGGAACTGCTGTATGTAGATGGAGAAAACAATGGAGACATGGTGGTGCGGGTCGGAGGTGTTCGCGGGCGGTTCCTGCCAGCCCTTAACCTGAATCCACTCGGCGACCTCGCTCTGCAGGAGTCTCGTCACCCCATTACTCAAATCGGTCTCGCGAACCTGATTCGTAAAGCGCTTGAGTTTCGGGAACGTGATCTCAACAACCTCGATAATCTGAACTGTTGGATTAACGATGGGGTCACTTTCGACAAACGGGACTGTTTCGAGTTTGTCGTCGAATATCAGGAAAAGCGTCCAATTCACGAGTATCGCAAGTCGGTGATCACCATTGAGAAAAGTCTGGGGATTCCTGTCGGGGTGAAGAACTTCGCTTGGGAAGAACAAGTCGATTCAGTAGATGCGAACAACCTCGACAAATCGACCTTAATTGAAAACTACGCTTACACCAACATTAATTACACTCGCCGTCTCGCTGCTGCGGAGTTCGATAAAAGCAATCAGAACTACCGCTTCATCAAGTAATCGTGGTTGAGAAACAGAATATCCGATATAAAACAGGTCCGCTGACGACATCGTCAGCGGACCTGTTTTTGTATTGGTGGTTGGGTGAAATAATCGACAGACTTCTAATCAAATGCGAAGATGGGACAAGACATCTGCCGGTGACATGATGTACCCGATGTAGAATGGCCCGAACTCCGCATATTTCGCTGAGGCAGTATCAAAACGCATCGTGTAGACGATGTCTTTAATGTATTCGGGTGCGCGGCCCCAGAGCGTCACTCCCCATTCCCAGTCATCGTACCCGGTCGAAGCGGTGATCAACTGCGAGACCTTACCGGCGAATTTGATTCCGGACGTCGCATGTTCCGACATCATATCGGATCGGCTGCTGAACGGTTCCATAAACCAGTTTGCCTGAGGATGCCGGGCTTTATTCATAGGGTAGAAGCAAATGATCGGCCAGGCAGGGAAGTCGGGGTAAAGTCGTTGCTGGTTCATCATCGGTAACCGTTTTTCATAAGCGCCTACTTTTGCTCGAAAACTGGGATCTTCCGGCGAGGCACCATCGCGTTTCAATCGCTCGGCGTATTGTTCGAGTGTCGGCACATATTCTGAGACTTCGCTGATGGAGACGAAGGAATAAGTCGCCTCGAAAGCGGCTCCCAGTGCCGAGGATCGAATTGCCTGGGCGACAGCATCGATTTTGAGCGGGTCCGGATCCATCGCCATCAACCCCCAGTCTGCCCGATGCCCCGTCACGGCGAAGCACTGCAGTCGCGCGGGAGCGTCGTCTCGTTCCGAGTTGAGAATCTCGGCAACTTCTTGACGCCCCGTTTCCAATTCGGAACTGGTCAACGCTTTAAGGGCAGACTGATTGATGCGGTAGTACAAGTGGAGGCAGTGCCAACCATCACTCATCAAACGGGTGGGGTCTGGCAGCTCCTGTGCGGAAGGCATCGTTGGGCGATTCACGGGTGGGGTCCTTCTGGTTGTGGCAAAATCGTATGAGGGCTCGATTGTTAAATCCGGGCGGGAAACCTGTCTGACGGAAGGCATCTTCAATCAGGCCAGTTTCGTCCTTCTCTACTATATAAGACGAGCGTCAGGAACTCCAGAATCGGAGTCTGGTGAATTGGGCATTCGACTTTGTAAGCGTGAGGGAAGTTGCTATAACTGAGTACAGGTTGCCGAATTAAAACAAACCTCACATCCTACAGACACTCCCCTCCCTCATTTCGGTCCGGGGCGATTAAGGTGTCCTGTTCACGATTGGCGCTGTTGCCCCACGGAGGAGACGAACAAGCATCATGGACCATATCGACGAATTTGAATCCATATTTCGCCGGGCAGATAAAGCCACGTTCGAATATCATCCCCCGCAGTTGGAGCGGATCGCTCTAGTCACCGATTCCGATGCCGCCCAGCAGGAAACGCTCAAACAGGAATTGATCAAGTTCCTACCGACACTCAGTCAGAGTAGCCAATTCCAATTGCTGGGACCGAAAGATTTCGAAAATGTTGGCGATTTACTGAACCTTCTTCGCAGCA is part of the Polystyrenella longa genome and harbors:
- a CDS encoding glycosyltransferase, which codes for MTRILYTIPTLDRSGAEKQLTLLASALPREQFDIHVATLTRNGPYLDNLRAAGIEVTCLHKHWKLDPFTCWRLKQLIRKFQPDIIHSWMFTANFYARLAVSKKTTANRPVVVVSERCVDLWKGSDRHWIDRQLISRTDRLLANSEAVARFYREQGYQDKQVTVIPNGIEIPIDSDPSESVSDREQLLKELDYPSGTKLICYVGRLAKQKRVQDVVWAFQMLRQLNTNCGLLIIGDGAERIKLEELAAHFGCDHLIRFLGHQKDPSRYLQHADCFWLASEYEGMSNSIMEAMAAGLPVVASNIPANAELVDDGVTGYLAPLGDSPAYVQFTQEILTTPELAASMGAAGQEKMKSHFGLSPMIDRHVRLYEELTR
- a CDS encoding macro domain-containing protein, coding for MLMQFGESLVELIQGDITQVDTDAIVNAANSQLAGGGGVDGAIHRAAGPNLMQETKRLYPEGCPTGSAVATRAGNMQMKYIFHAVGPIWRGGGQDEEGQLRSACIRCLELALEHNCDSIAFPAISTGVYRFPIDLAAQILLRTIHQFVIENQSPRRVVVVLFDEGSFGAFSQVLESFADS
- a CDS encoding YdjY domain-containing protein encodes the protein MNSRRPQTSKIILTVVFAFYFLLGVSLVTADEPVNTDAGVGEQNTASLIPLNKEKTVLIDRAGNRLLVKGKIVLQRGLLEMFCCLDGSKEHESIVSTSAKAYVVHGGLLALGAEAGSPVKYYPEYTAPKGQKMEVNVIWTDKEGKEQKADAQSWIRYVVERYYYVVVDPFPSDLTLPENGEGDLRYDDFNKELYWFGHMTKDQRAEMKRLSKNEEYQKAIDVFYERSQPREMDSQFIFTGSRFVKDEETDEQFYLAEDGCLICVANMPTAMIDVSIESSSQGTDSLLFEPFTERIPPIGTEVMVEIVPVKEKDSQKDAGVLKGIEELPKVK
- a CDS encoding DUF1571 domain-containing protein; this encodes MSCSDCQKKKDSFTRHNLLAGIFAVSGIAVLYVNFDPVPRGHDPAAAQLEEVDLSEFTSFTNVSSGFMKKVQAEEFDEPQNSLGKQPIQTAMIAEPVASSSNDVLHSSAEAGSALSQLKTCQGEDAVKLIQSILEEGLENLKQIPDYTTTFIKQERIAGSMTEPNLINLKIRHEPFSVYMKWLNGDKGRELLYVDGENNGDMVVRVGGVRGRFLPALNLNPLGDLALQESRHPITQIGLANLIRKALEFRERDLNNLDNLNCWINDGVTFDKRDCFEFVVEYQEKRPIHEYRKSVITIEKSLGIPVGVKNFAWEEQVDSVDANNLDKSTLIENYAYTNINYTRRLAAAEFDKSNQNYRFIK
- the hemQ gene encoding hydrogen peroxide-dependent heme synthase; protein product: MNRPTMPSAQELPDPTRLMSDGWHCLHLYYRINQSALKALTSSELETGRQEVAEILNSERDDAPARLQCFAVTGHRADWGLMAMDPDPLKIDAVAQAIRSSALGAAFEATYSFVSISEVSEYVPTLEQYAERLKRDGASPEDPSFRAKVGAYEKRLPMMNQQRLYPDFPAWPIICFYPMNKARHPQANWFMEPFSSRSDMMSEHATSGIKFAGKVSQLITASTGYDDWEWGVTLWGRAPEYIKDIVYTMRFDTASAKYAEFGPFYIGYIMSPADVLSHLRI